In Ischnura elegans chromosome 6, ioIscEleg1.1, whole genome shotgun sequence, one genomic interval encodes:
- the LOC124161375 gene encoding secreted RxLR effector protein 161-like, with product MKNTKGADTPLQIGKRVDEHEERDESVLKITYRELVGSLLYLTNKTRPDMAFAVNYESRSLENPTKTDIENVKRTFKYLKVTENLGIRYKRISNLTLAAYTDSDYAGDLKTRKSTSGHVLMFCGGLVAWWSRKQPIVALSTTVAEHIAASECVKEVMYAKTFIEELVGKELSVRLHLDNQSTIRLIETGQLNRRSKHIDVRYHFISEKVSQKVLTLNYCPSQYIS from the coding sequence ATGAAAAATACCAAGGGAGCTGATACACCTCTTCAAATTGGGAAAAGAGTTGATGAGCACGAAGAAAGGGATGAAAGTGTTCTCAAGATTACTTACAGAGAATTGGTTGGTAGTCTTttatatttgacgaataaaacaagACCTGACATGGCTTTTGCAGTCAACTATGAAAGCAGAAGTctagaaaatccaacaaaaacagacattgaaaatgtaaaaagaacattCAAGTATTTAAAGGTTACAGAGAACCTGGGTATTCGGTACAAAAGAATATCGAACTTGACTCTGGCTGCTTATACTGACTCTGACTATGCAGGTGACTTAAAGACTAGGAAGAGCACAAGTGGACACGTCCTGATGTTCTGTGGGGGTCTAGTAGCCTGGTGGTCACGTAAACAACCAATTGTGGCTCTCTCCACTACAGTGGCAGAACATATTGCAGCATCTGAGTGTGTGAAGGAAGTTATGtatgcaaaaacatttattgaagaattgGTTGGTAAAGAATTAAGTGTAAGATTACATCTGGATAATCAAAGCACTATTCGACTAATTGAGACCGGACAGCTTAATAGACGAAGCAAGCACATTGAtgtaagatatcatttcatttctgaAAAGGTGTCACAAAAAGTATTGACTTTAAATTACTGTCCATCACAATATATTAGTTAg